A segment of the Vicinamibacteria bacterium genome:
TCTCCGCGGAGCCGTCGAAAAAAGTCGTGAGCAGGTGACGCACCGCGGTTCGTTTGGCTTTGTCCAGTCCCACCGCGGGGCGAAACAAATAGCGCGGGCCGTCTTTTTCGTGCCGGACTTGACCTTTCTCCTCCAGGATCCGGAGTGTCGCGCGGACCGCCGAGTAGCTCGGCGGATCGACGAGCGCTTCGCGGACTTCGGCCGCGGTGGCTTTTCCCTCTCGGTAGAGCACGTCCATGATCTGACGCTCCCGATTGGAAAGCCTGAAGTAGCTCTTTTTCGCCATGGCGAGGATTATGCTAGAAATTTAGCATTAAGTCAAGAGTCTTTTCGCAGCACGAGCGAGCGCACCTTGAGAACGCCGTGATCGAGTCCCGATGCTCGGTCGAGCGACTTCAGCCTTTCGGGGAGATCGCAGCGGAAACGCCACAGGTTGCCCTCTCCACCGGCGCTGACGAAAGCGTCGTTCCACTCGCCCCACCAGGGGTTGAGCCGCTGCGCTACCGGCTCGACGACGAGCGCGCTCGCGCGGCCCCGAAGCAGGCGATCGAGCAGTATCTGGCGCGAGGCGGGGTCGAGCTCATTGACAGAATAGGCCGCCACTACGGCATCGCAGCCCGTGGGGATGCGGCTTCGACCGATCGCCTCGCGTCTCACGGTTCCTCGAAGACCGAGCGCAGCCAGGCTTCTTCGCGCCTCGAGCACGCACCACCGGCTCTGGTCGATGCCGACGACGAACGGCTTGCCGTCGGCGGCGAGGCTCCAGGCACCGCCCGCCGCGGCCAGACCGCAGCCGAGGTCGAGGATACGTCGGGGCGCGGGGTCTTTTAAGCCGAGCTCGTCGATTATCCTGCGGATGACCAGGAAGTGGAGCGGAGTGTAGAAGCAGGCGAAGGCCGCCCGTTTCGCTCGACCCTGGAACACAGCGCCTCGCCCGAGCCGGGCGCGTTCCTCCACGTAGATGCGCGACAGGGCGACGACGCCGCCGCGCAGCTCGGCAAACGTCAAGGAGCTCGCATGGCGGGTGTCGAGGTGCTCGAGCCAGCGATAAAATCGTTCCTCCACGATTGCACTGACGCGATCTTACACCGTGGGCTCTCACCGCTCGGGGAAGCTCGAGGCGAGTTGCGCAAAGAGAGATGAAACGAGTATTCTCGAAACCGAGCGAGGGAGGGGTTATCGGGACCCGAGAGCGAATGATGCGGCTCGCCCTCGATGAAGCCAGACAAGCGCTTCACCTAGGCGAAGTTCCGATCGGGGCCATTTTGGCGAGGGAGCAGGACGTCGTGGCCTCTGGGTTCAATCAGCCCATCCACGCCGTCGACCCCACAGCCCATGCCGAGGTCGTCGCCTTGCGAAAGGCGGCGCGAGAGCTCGGCAACTACCGGTTGCCAGGGCTGACGCTCTACGTGACGGTGGAGCCATGTATGATGTGTGTCGGTGCCATTGCCCAGGCCCGCATCAGCGAGCTGGTTTACGGAGCTGCCGAGCCCAAGTTCGGCGCGGTCCAATCGATCGTCGATTTGAGCCAAGTTGGGATACCCCACCGGTTGTCGGTAGTATCGGGTGTCCTGGAACAGGATTGTAAGAAGATACTTCAAGAGTTCTTTAGTTACCGTCGCGACCCGGATTGACGGCGGCGGCACAATCACCATCCGGAGAGGTACCGAAGTGGTCGTAACGGGGGCGCCTCGAAAGCGCTTTGTCCGGTTGATAGCCGGGCACGTGGGTTCGAATCCCACCCTCTCCGCCAACTCTGATTCCCGAGTCTGAGCTCGGCATTCTCTTCGCGTGATCGTCGCACACGGGACTTGGCTTCCCGATAGGAGTCGATTCTTCCTCTGGGCCGAGGCCTCTTCCGCCGGTGGCCTCCCGGCTCCCGACGGTGGCCACCCTTTCCAGCTTGCCCGCGACCGCCTCGAGGCCGAGCTCTTGAGACCCCTGGCATCGGGAAGCCTTCTCGAGGACTCGATGGCCGACTCGGTGCCGTTGTTCCTGCCCTCGGTCGATGGCTCGCCGGTTGCCTCTCCCGAGCTCCGTTGGGAGGATCGACCGCGGGCGACGCGGCTCGCGCCCTGGGTGGTACACGGGTTGACGCTGTCTCCCGAATCCGGACTCACCTGGCTCGTGACTCTGCCCGCTCCCGAGGAGCTCGATCCTCACGTGCTCCGTTCCGGAGCGGACATCCGGTTCTGGTGCGCTGCGGCTCGCTTTACCCTCGAGCTCCTTGCACGACAGCGTTTCCTTCCCGGTGTCGTGGGTTCGAGGTCGTTCTGGGAGCCGCTCGTCGAAGAAGACGCCGACCGGCTCGATGCTCTCAGATCGGCGATGCCGCCCGCTTGCTGGTTGATACGCAACGCCGAGCCCGATGCGTTGCTGCGCGGCTTCGTGAGTACGATGGTCGATCATTTCGTGAGACGGGCTGCGTCCCGACTTCGCTTGCGAACCCGTTTCGTCGAGACTGCAGGCGAGGAGCTCGCCGCATCGCTCTTCGCCCGTAATGGGCGCTTCGAGTCCGACGACGCCGAGGCTATCGCCGAGGAGCTCGAGAGCTGGCAAGCGCGGGCGGAAGAGGTCGCCGATGCACCGTTTCGCATCGCGTTTCGTCTCGATCCTCCCGCGGTTGAAGAATCCTGGAGCCTGCGGTTCTTCCTCCAGGCCGTCGACGACGAGAGCGTGCTCGTTCCCGTGGGACGCATCTGGAAGCACGGTGGGGCGAGCTGGCGCCACCTGGAGCGCTACCTGGCGAGGCCGCAGGAAATGGTGCTCGAAGGGCTGGGGCGGGCCGCATCGTTGTTTCCGCCACTCGAGGACAGTCTGAGACTACCCAGGCCGGAGTCGTGCTCACTCGACGTCGACGATGCCTATCGATTCCTCACCGAGGGTGCGTTCCTGCTACGCGACACCGGTTTCGGCGTTCTCCTTCCCGGTTGGTGGGGCAAGCGCGGCCACGGCCTCGGTTTGAGCCTGCGCGTCCAACCATCGGCGTCGAGTCCGAAAAACGTCGTGAGTCGTCTGGGGCTCGACTCGCTCGTCGAGTTCGACTGGCGCGTGGCACTCGGAGGAGACACGCTCAGCCGAGAGGAGTTCCTCGAGCTCGCCGATCTGAAGAGGCCGCTGGTACGCGTTCGAGGCCAGTGGGTAGAGCTCGCTCCCCAGAGAGTGGAAGAAGTTCTCACCGCCCTTCAATCGAAGCCTGCCCTGCCGGAGATGACTCTGGGAGACGTCGTTGCCATGGAGCTCGGCCGGCGCGGAGACGGAGGTCTCCCGGTAACGGAGCTCAACGCGAGCGGATTCCTCGACGAGCTGCTATCGCGGCTCTCGGGGCGAGAGCGCCTGCCCAACCTCGAAACCCCTCGAACTTTCCGGGGCAAATTGCGACCTTACCAGAAGCTGGGGCTCTCTTGGCTCGGCTTCCTGAGCCGATGGGGTCTGGGGGCCTGTCTCGCGGACGATATGGGGCTCGGAAAGACGATCCAGCTGCTGGCGCTTCTGCTTCATCTCAAAGAGCGGTCGGAGCTCGACCAGCCATTTCTACTGATCTGCCCCACTTCGGTGGTGGGCAACTGGCGCAAGGAAGCCGAGCGATTTGCGCCGGAACTGAGCGTTCTGATCCATCACGGCATCGCGCGAGCCGAGGGCGAGGCCTTTCGCGGCGAGGCCGGGAGGCACGACCTCGTGGTCTCCACGTACAGTCTCGTTCACCGCGACCTCGAAAGGCTCGGTGCCGTGGCCTGGGGCGGGATCGTGCTGGACGAGGCGCAGAACGTCAAGAATCCCCGCGCGAAACAAACCCGCGCCGTGAAAAAGCTCGCAGCCGAAAAGCGCATCGCCCTCACCGGGACCCCGGTGGAGAATCGTCTCCAGGAGCTCTGGTCGATCATGGAGTTTCTCAACCCCGGCTATCTGGGCTCGGAGGTGAGGTTCCGGCGGCGGTATGCCCTTCCGATCGAACGCTATCGCGACGCCGCCGCCACCGCTGAGCTTCGACGGCTCGTGGAGCCTTTCGTCTTGAGGCGAGTCAAGACCGACCCCGCCGTGATCCGTGATCTTCCCGAGAAGAACGAGATGAAGGTCTACTGCACGCTCACACCGGAGCAGGCGACGCTCTACCAGGCGGTGGTCCAGGAGAGCCTCGAGCGGATCGAGGCGGCCGGAAACGGCATCGGAAGAAAGGGGCAGGTCCTCGCAGCCCTCACGCGACTGAAGCAAATCTGCAATCATCCAGCGCACTTCCTATCGGATGGAAGCACTCTGGCTTCGAGGTCGGGAAAGCTGACGCGGCTGACCGAGATGCTAGAAGAAGTGCTCGCCGAAGAGGACCGGGCTCTCGTCTTCACTCAGTACGCCGAGATGGGAAAGCTCATCAGGCGCCACCTTGCCGAACAGCTATCGATCGAGGTCCTCTTCCTCCACGGCGGGGTTCCCGCGGCCATGCGCGAGAAGATGATCGCGACTTTTCAAGACGGCTCGGCGGCTCCCATCTTCGTGCTCTCTCTCAAGGCCGGTGGATTCGGTCTCAATCTGACGGAAGCGCGACACGTCTTTCATTTCGACCGGTGGTGGAATCCCGCCGTCGAAGATCAGGCCACCGACCGCGCATTCCGCATCGGGCAAACTCGTTCGGTGTCGGTGTACAAGTTCATCTGTGCCGGAACCGTGGAGGAGCGTGTGGACGCGATGGCCGAGAGAAAGAAGGAGCTGGCGGAGACGGTGGTCCAGCCCGGGGAGGGTTTTCTCACCGAGCTATCGACCGAGAGCCTCAGGGACCTCTTCGAGCTTCGCCGGGAAGCCATCGGAGATTAGATGACGAACAGCGACGACATCCGCTCAGGGAACGAGTGGTGGCGCAACCGCTTCTGGGCGGTCATGAAATCCATTGGTCTCGCCCGGAGGCTCGAGCGGGGCAAGCGTTACGCGCGAGCGCAACGCGTCCTCGCCCTCGAGGTCGAGCCGGGCCTCGTCAGCGCTCGCGTACAGGGGTCGCGCTTCGAGCCGTATCGGAGCCAAGTCGGCCTGCGGGTCTTTTCCGACGCCGAATGGGCGCGCGCGGTGGGCGCGCTCGCGTCACAGGCGTTGTTCTCCGCCAAGCTCCTGGGGGGAGAGATGCCGGAGAACATCGAGGAGGCCTTTTCTGCAGTGGGGCTTTCCCTGTTCCCGGCGACGCCTGACGAGCTGTCGATGGATTGCTCCTGCCCCGACGCCGTCGCTCCCTGCAAGCATATCGCCGCGCTTCATTTCGTATTGGCCGAGCGGCTCGATGACGATCCGTTCCTCCTCTTTCTTTGGCGAGGCCGAGCTCGAGACCGCATCTTGAGAGAGCTTCGCCTCCGTCGCGCCGCGGAGGCCGCCGGGCACGTGCCGGTCCCGGAGGTCGGCTCTAGCCACGAGGAGGCGATCGAACGGTTTTGGAGGATTGGGGGAAGTCTCGACGCGATCTCCCTGGCGATCGAGCCGCCCGCCGTGTCGGCGTCGCTCTTGAAGCGCCTCGGGATGCCGTCGTTCTGGAAATCACACCCGGAGATACGAGGCTCGCTCGAGAGACTCTACGCGAAAGTGACGGAGCGCGCGATGGCCCTCGCCTACTCGACCCGCGATCGCGAATGACGCCCTCGATCGCATCACGGGAAACGTCGTCGGTTACTCGAGCTCTATCCGCTCTTCCGATCGGAACGAGTCCCTCCACCTGGAAAAGTAGACGAGTGCCGCGGCGACGCCGAGCCCGAATCCGATGGCATGGGCGCGATAGCTCACGGTCGGCTCGACGGTGGTGGGTACGAGCACGATGAGACAAAAGCCGACCGCGCGCAGGATTCGCTTCTGGAGACCGACCCTTCGATCCACGAGCAAGTAGAGCGTCAGCCACATGGCGGCCATGAGATACACGACGCCCGAAGCGCCGAGGAGCGAGATGTACGCGGGATAGGTGCTGACGGCAAGCGCGGTAACGAGCACGCCGAGAAACAGTACGAGCGCCGGATAGACCAGAGCTCCGTAGTAACCGTAGAGGAGGAACGACAGCACGCCGAACGGAAGGGCGTTGGCGAGAAGGTGCCCCAGGTCGGCATGAACTCCGATCGACGTGCCGAGCCTCCAGTATTCTCCTCGAACGAAGACCGCATCCCGGCTCGCGGAGAGAAATTCAGCGAGGCCGAGCGTGTTGGTCCAGTAAACGAGCGAGCTCAGGACGAGGAGCGATACGCTCGAACAGGCCACGGTGAGGCTTCCCCTGGCCGGCTTTCTGGAGAGCCGGGTCTCCTTGATGACGACGAGGTTCTCGCCGCCCCAATCGGGGCCGAGCATGCCTTCGGAGTGTAGCATCCGACCGCCGGCTTGGAATAAAATGGCCTTTTAGTGCAGCGTGGTGATAGAGCTTTTCTGGTCCTCGAAGACGGACGCGTTTTCGAGGGATGGTTCTTTGGCGCCGCGCGCGAGGCCAGGGGCGAGGTCGTCTTCCATACCGGCCTCACGGGCTATCAGGAGATTCTGACCGACCCCTCCTACTGCGGGCAGCTCGTTACCCTGACCTATCCCCACATCGGCAACTACGGAATCAATCCCGACGATGCCGAATCGGACCGTATCCAGCTCGAGGCGCTCATCGTCAAGGATCTCTCTCCCATCGCGAGCAATCATCGCGCGAGAGGTAATCTCGCCGATTATCTCGCCGAGCACGGGGTGCCTGGTCTCGAAGGGATCGATACCCGCGCATTGACCCGTCACATTCGCACCCGCGGGGCGATGCGAGCCATCCTTTCTCCGGAGCGAGTCTCGGCCGAGCAGGTCCAGCGCGAGGTAGCTTCGATGGCGGGCGCCGATCTAGCGCGAAGGGTCAGCTGCGACGAGCCGTACGAAATGGCTCCCGCCCGTGAGGAGACCTGCCACGTGGTCGCCTACGACTTCGGTATCAAGAAAGGCATCTTGCGCTCTCTTTCTCGTCGCGGTGCTCGCATCACTGTAGTTCCCGCGGAAACGCCCGCGCCCGAGGCGCTCGGATACCAACCCGACGGAGTCCTCCTCTCGAACGGTCCGGGGGACCCCGCCCCGCTGGATTATGCCGTCTCCGCGGTAAAGGAGCTCTTGGGTCGTGTGCCCATTCTCGGAATCTGCCTCGGTCATCAGGTTCTCGGCCTCGCCGCGGGAGCGCGGACGTACAAGCTCCCGTTCGGCCACCATGGCGCGAATCATCCAGTGAAGAGGTTGTCCGACGGCGCCGTCGAGATCACCTCGCAGAACCATGGATTCGCCGTGGACCCTCAATCTCTCCACGGGCTCGCCGTCGAGAAGACGCACGAGAACCTCAACGATGGAACTCTGGAAGGCTTTCGCCTCAAGGACGCCCGGGCGATGAGCGTTCAGTACCACCCCGAGGCTTCCCCCGGTCCGCATGACGCGGATTATCTGTTCGATCGATATCTCGAGATGTTGCACTGACCATGCCGAAAGACCCGACTCTTCGAAGCGTAATGGTTCTGGGTTCCGGGCCGATCGTCATCGGACAGGCCGCGGAGTTCGACTATTCGGGAACGCAGGCGGCGAAGGTGCTCCGGCAGGAGGGAGTGCGCGTCGTTCTGGTCAACTCCAACCCTGCCACGATCATGACCGATCTCGAGATCGCCGACGCCACTTATATCGAGCCTCTGACGGCCGATCACCTGGT
Coding sequences within it:
- a CDS encoding BlaI/MecI/CopY family transcriptional regulator, translated to MAKKSYFRLSNRERQIMDVLYREGKATAAEVREALVDPPSYSAVRATLRILEEKGQVRHEKDGPRYLFRPAVGLDKAKRTAVRHLLTTFFDGSAEMAVATLLDESASDLSTAEFERLKELIEQASVKGDRS
- a CDS encoding class I SAM-dependent methyltransferase, which translates into the protein MEERFYRWLEHLDTRHASSLTFAELRGGVVALSRIYVEERARLGRGAVFQGRAKRAAFACFYTPLHFLVIRRIIDELGLKDPAPRRILDLGCGLAAAGGAWSLAADGKPFVVGIDQSRWCVLEARRSLAALGLRGTVRREAIGRSRIPTGCDAVVAAYSVNELDPASRQILLDRLLRGRASALVVEPVAQRLNPWWGEWNDAFVSAGGEGNLWRFRCDLPERLKSLDRASGLDHGVLKVRSLVLRKDS
- the tadA gene encoding tRNA adenosine(34) deaminase TadA; protein product: MKRVFSKPSEGGVIGTRERMMRLALDEARQALHLGEVPIGAILAREQDVVASGFNQPIHAVDPTAHAEVVALRKAARELGNYRLPGLTLYVTVEPCMMCVGAIAQARISELVYGAAEPKFGAVQSIVDLSQVGIPHRLSVVSGVLEQDCKKILQEFFSYRRDPD
- a CDS encoding DEAD/DEAH box helicase, with the protein product MIVAHGTWLPDRSRFFLWAEASSAGGLPAPDGGHPFQLARDRLEAELLRPLASGSLLEDSMADSVPLFLPSVDGSPVASPELRWEDRPRATRLAPWVVHGLTLSPESGLTWLVTLPAPEELDPHVLRSGADIRFWCAAARFTLELLARQRFLPGVVGSRSFWEPLVEEDADRLDALRSAMPPACWLIRNAEPDALLRGFVSTMVDHFVRRAASRLRLRTRFVETAGEELAASLFARNGRFESDDAEAIAEELESWQARAEEVADAPFRIAFRLDPPAVEESWSLRFFLQAVDDESVLVPVGRIWKHGGASWRHLERYLARPQEMVLEGLGRAASLFPPLEDSLRLPRPESCSLDVDDAYRFLTEGAFLLRDTGFGVLLPGWWGKRGHGLGLSLRVQPSASSPKNVVSRLGLDSLVEFDWRVALGGDTLSREEFLELADLKRPLVRVRGQWVELAPQRVEEVLTALQSKPALPEMTLGDVVAMELGRRGDGGLPVTELNASGFLDELLSRLSGRERLPNLETPRTFRGKLRPYQKLGLSWLGFLSRWGLGACLADDMGLGKTIQLLALLLHLKERSELDQPFLLICPTSVVGNWRKEAERFAPELSVLIHHGIARAEGEAFRGEAGRHDLVVSTYSLVHRDLERLGAVAWGGIVLDEAQNVKNPRAKQTRAVKKLAAEKRIALTGTPVENRLQELWSIMEFLNPGYLGSEVRFRRRYALPIERYRDAAATAELRRLVEPFVLRRVKTDPAVIRDLPEKNEMKVYCTLTPEQATLYQAVVQESLERIEAAGNGIGRKGQVLAALTRLKQICNHPAHFLSDGSTLASRSGKLTRLTEMLEEVLAEEDRALVFTQYAEMGKLIRRHLAEQLSIEVLFLHGGVPAAMREKMIATFQDGSAAPIFVLSLKAGGFGLNLTEARHVFHFDRWWNPAVEDQATDRAFRIGQTRSVSVYKFICAGTVEERVDAMAERKKELAETVVQPGEGFLTELSTESLRDLFELRREAIGD
- a CDS encoding rhomboid family intramembrane serine protease, producing MLHSEGMLGPDWGGENLVVIKETRLSRKPARGSLTVACSSVSLLVLSSLVYWTNTLGLAEFLSASRDAVFVRGEYWRLGTSIGVHADLGHLLANALPFGVLSFLLYGYYGALVYPALVLFLGVLVTALAVSTYPAYISLLGASGVVYLMAAMWLTLYLLVDRRVGLQKRILRAVGFCLIVLVPTTVEPTVSYRAHAIGFGLGVAAALVYFSRWRDSFRSEERIELE
- the carA gene encoding glutamine-hydrolyzing carbamoyl-phosphate synthase small subunit, producing the protein MQRGDRAFLVLEDGRVFEGWFFGAAREARGEVVFHTGLTGYQEILTDPSYCGQLVTLTYPHIGNYGINPDDAESDRIQLEALIVKDLSPIASNHRARGNLADYLAEHGVPGLEGIDTRALTRHIRTRGAMRAILSPERVSAEQVQREVASMAGADLARRVSCDEPYEMAPAREETCHVVAYDFGIKKGILRSLSRRGARITVVPAETPAPEALGYQPDGVLLSNGPGDPAPLDYAVSAVKELLGRVPILGICLGHQVLGLAAGARTYKLPFGHHGANHPVKRLSDGAVEITSQNHGFAVDPQSLHGLAVEKTHENLNDGTLEGFRLKDARAMSVQYHPEASPGPHDADYLFDRYLEMLH